The following are encoded together in the Brassica napus cultivar Da-Ae chromosome A9, Da-Ae, whole genome shotgun sequence genome:
- the LOC106422362 gene encoding FT-interacting protein 7-like, whose translation MMMSNLKLGVDVIGAHNLFPKDGQGTANAFVELYFDGQKHRTTIKDRDLNPVWNESFFFNISDPSRLHYLTLEAQAYSHNRPTNGRSFLGKVSLPGTSFVPHSDAVVLHFPMEKRGIFSRVRGELGLKVYITDEASLKSSAATDNLDPAHPTISAMKVEHRSDRRHVFYNLPNNAQEHQQQQHSQGPNEPSSSSAEPDNHNEHHQHYVPKHQADEMRPEPAPPSKLIHAHSIASAQPADFALKETSPNLGGGRVVGGRVIHKDKTARSTYDLVERMYFLYVRVVKARELPIMDITGSVDPFVEVKVGNYKGITRHFEKRQHPEWNQVFAFAKERMQASVLEVVVKDKDLLKDDYVGFVRFDINDIPLRVPPDSPLAPQWYRLEDKKGEKIKGELMLAVWIGTQADEAFSDAWHSDAAMPVDCSPAISAVLRSKVYHAPRLWYVRVNVVEAQDLVPTEKHRFPDVYVKAQLGNQVMKTRPCQARTLGAVWNEDFLFVAAEPFEDHLVLTVEDRVAPGKDEILGRTYIPLNTVEKRADDHMIHSRWYNLERPVIVDVDQLKREKFSMRIHLRVCLEGGYHVLDESTHYSSDLRPSARPLWRQPIGVLELGILNAVGLHPMKTREGRGTSDTFCVAKYGQKWVRTRTMVDNLCPKYNEQYTWEVFDPATVLTVGVFDNGQLSEKGNRDVKIGKIRIRLSTLETGRIYTHSYPLLVLHPTGVKKMGELHMAVRFTCVSFANMLYQYSKPLLPKMHYVRPFSVMQQDMLRHQAVNIVAARLGRAEPPLRKEIIEFMSDTDSHLWSMRKSKANFFRMMTVFSGVIAVGKWFSDICSWRNPITTVLVHVLFLMLVCLPELILPTMFLYMFLIGLWNYRFRPRYPPHMNTKISQAEAVHADELDEEFDTFPTTRNPDLVRLRYDRLRSVAGRIQTVIGDLATQGERFQALLSWRDPRATAIYVIFCFLAAMVFFITPIQIVVALAGFYMMRHPRFRHRLPSVPVNFFRRLPARTDSML comes from the exons ATGATGATGAGCAATCTAAAACTCGGGGTAGACGTGATCGGAGCACACAATCTCTTCCCAAAAGACGGTCAAGGAACCGCAAACGCTTTCGTTGAACTATACTTCGACGGTCAGAAGCACCGAACAACCATCAAAGATCGAGACTTAAACCCCGTTTGGAACGAGAGTTTTTTCTTCAACATCTCAGATCCTTCTCGACTACACTATCTCACTCTTGAAGCTCAAGCTTATAGCCACAACAGACCTACTAATGGACGCTCCTTCCTTGGCAAGGTATCTCTCCCAGGGACCTCTTTTGTCCCTCATTCTGATGCTGTTGTTCTTCACTTCCCCATGGAGAAACGTGGGATTTTCTCTCGTGTGAGAGGTGAGCTCGGTTTGAAAGTTTACATAACTGACGAAGCATCTTTGAAATCCTCTGCAGCCACTGATAACCTAGATCCGGCACACCCAACAA TTTCAGCAATGAAGGTAGAACATAGATCTGATAGACGTCATGTCTTTTACAACCTCCCAAACAACGCTCAGGAACATCAACAGCAACAACATTCACAAGGACCTAATgaaccttcttcttcatccgcTGAACCGGATAATCACAATGAGCATCATCAGCATTACGTTCCAAAGCATCAAGCAGACGAGATGAGACCCGAACCAGCACCACCTTCAAAGCTAATCCATGCGCATTCAATTGCTTCGGCTCAGCCTGCGGATTTTGCTCTTAAGGAAACAAGCCCGAATCTTGGTGGTGGACGAGTCGTTGGTGGACGTGTTATTCACAAAGATAAAACCGCTAGGAGTACTTATGATCTTGTCGAGAGAATGTATTTCCTCTATGTCCGCGTCGTCAAAGCTCGTGAGCTTCCTATAATGGATATAACAGGGAGTGTTGATCCTTTCGTCGAG gtGAAAGTAGGGAACTACAAAGGAATCACACGACATTTTGAGAAGAGACAGCATCCAGAATGGAACCAAGTATTTGCATTCGCGAAAGAGCGAATGCAAGCCTCGGTGTTGGAAGTGGTAGTTAAGGACAaagatcttttgaaagatgatTATGTCGGCTTTGTTCGGTTTGACATTAACGATATTCCTCTACGGGTGCCTCCGGACAGCCCTCTTGCTCCACAATGGTATAGGTTAGAGGACAAGAAAGGAGAAAAAATCAAAGGTGAGCTAATGCTCGCTGTTTGGATCGGTACACAAGCGGATGAAGCTTTCTCTGATGCTTGGCATTCAGATGCTGCAATGCCTGTTGATTGTTCTCCAGCTATCTCAGCAGTTCTACGTTCAAAG GTCTATCACGCACCTCGTCTATGGTACGTGCGTGTGAATGTGGTCGAAGCACAAGACTTGGTTCCGACAGAGAAACATAGGTTCCCGGATGTTTATGTCAAAGCGCAGCTAGGAAACCAAGTCATGAAGACAAGACCATGCCAAGCTCGAACCCTTGGTGCGGTATGGAATGAAGACTTTTTATTTGTTGCAGCAGAGCCCTTCGAAGACCATTTGGTTCTCACCGTGGAGGACCGGGTGGCTCCAGGAAAGGACGAGATACTAGGACGTACTTACATTCCTTTGAACACGGTAGAGAAGCGAGCTGATGACCATATGATACATTCGCGCTG GTATAATCTGGAGAGACCGGTTATTGTAGATGTGGATCAGCTCAAGAGAGAAAAATTCTCTATGAGGATTCATCTCCGAGTTTGTCTTGAAGGAGGATACCATGTTTTGGACGAGTCTACACATTACAGCAGCGATCTACGCCCATCCGCAAGACCACTTTGGAGACAACCCATTGGAGTTCTCGAGCTCGGGATCTTAAACGCTGTTGGACTCCACCCAATGAAAACCAGAGAAGGCAGAGGAACTTCTGACACTTTCTGCGTTGCAAAATACGGACAAAAGTGGGTTAGAACAAGGACAATGGTGGATAACTTGTGTCCCAAGTATAATGAACAGTACACATGGGAGGTATTTGATCCAGCCACGGTTCTGACGGTTGGTGTATTCGATAACGGACAGCTCAGTGAAAAGGGAAACAGGGATGTGAAGATTGGGAAGATCCGTATTAGGTTGTCTACATTAGAGACTGGTCGGATCTACACACATTCTTATCCTCTGCTCGTTCTTCACCCCACTGGGGTTAAGAAGATGGGCGAGCTGCATATGGCAGTGAGGTTCACATGCGTCTCGTTCGCAAACATGCTTTATCAATACTCTAAACCGCTTCTGCCCAAAATGCATTACGTTAGGCCGTTCTCGGTTATGCAACAAGACATGCTCAGGCACCAAGCGGTCAATATAGTGGCGGCCCGGCTAGGCAGAGCAGAGCCGCCACTACGAAAAGAGATCATTGAGTTTATGTCCGACACGGATTCTCATTTGTGGAGTATGCGTAAGAGCAAAGCTAACTTCTTCCGGATGATGACCGTTTTCTCCGGCGTTATAGCTGTCGGGAAATGGTTCTCCGATATTTGCTCGTGGCGAAACCCTATCACGACCGTTCTCGTCCATGTTCTGTTTCTGATGCTTGTGTGTCTCCCGGAACTGATCCTCCCGACGATGTTTCTCTACATGTTTCTGATAGGACTCTGGAACTACCGGTTCAGACCGCGTTATCCACCGCACATGAACACGAAAATCTCTCAGGCCGAAGCGGTTCATGCAGACGAGCTCGATGAAGAGTTTGATACGTTCCCAACCACCAGAAACCCTGACTTGGTGCGGTTAAGGTACGACCGTCTTAGAAGTGTTGCGGGGAGGATTCAGACCGTGATCGGAGATCTTGCAACGCAAGGAGAGCGTTTTCAAGCTCTTTTAAGCTGGAGAGATCCACGTGCGACCGCGATATATGTTATATTCTGCTTTCTTGCGGCCATGGTTTTCTTCATAACACCGATTCAGATTGTTGTTGCGTTGGCTGGTTTCTACATGATGAGGCATCCAAGGTTCCGGCACCGTCTTCCTTCTGTTCCGGTTAACTTCTTCCGTCGTTTGCCTGCTCGAACGGACAGTATGCTTTAA
- the LOC106422372 gene encoding 5-amino-6-(5-phospho-D-ribitylamino)uracil phosphatase, chloroplastic-like, giving the protein MADAVSLVGHRPSIARISVFDKMQRSQNTVRFRVVFDKMQSVVKKPIRALAMELTKEMPAFKKKDGRKLPRTWNYLDSGSVDKPGLWPPENKADKPSLHNPLLRQERMGCGWLGAIFEWEGVLIEDSPDLETQSWLTLAQEEGKSPPPAFILRRIEGMKNEQAISEVLCWSRDPAQVRRMASRKEEIFKALHGGVYRLRDGSQEFVNVLMNNKIPMALVSTRPRETLENAVGSIGIKKFFSVIVASEDVHRGKPDPEMFVYAAQLLDFIPERCIVFGNSNQTIEAAHDGKMKCVAVASKHPMYELGAADLVVRRLDELSVIDLKKLAAVELTEFEPELEMEKEDERELPSSNVAVDDFF; this is encoded by the coding sequence ATGGCGGATGCTGTGTCTTTGGTGGGTCATCGGCCTTCGATCGCGAGGATCTCTGTCTTTGATAAGATGCAGAGATCCCAGAACACGGTTCGATTCAGGGTTGTCTTTGATAAGATGCAGAGCGTGGTAAAGAAGCCAATCAGGGCTCTCGCTATGGAGCTGACGAAGGAGATGCCTGCCTTTAAGAAGAAAGACGGGAGGAAGCTACCGAGGACTTGGAACTATCTCGACTCCGGCTCGGTTGATAAACCCGGTTTGTGGCCTCCTGAGAACAAAGCCGACAAGCCTTCCTTGCATAACCCTCTGCTACGGCAGGAGCGTATGGGCTGCGGTTGGTTGGGTGCCATCTTTGAGTGGGAAGGGGTTTTGATTGAAGACAGTCCTGACCTTGAGACCCAGTCTTGGCTTACGTTAGCTCAGGAGGAAGGTAAGTCTCCTCCTCCGGCTTTTATCCTCAGACGCATCGAAGGGATGAAGAACGAGCAAGCTATCTCCGAGGTTCTGTGTTGGTCGAGGGACCCTGCGCAAGTTAGGAGGATGGCTTCGCGGAAAGAAGAGATCTTCAAGGCTTTGCATGGAGGAGTGTATAGACTCAGAGACGGGTCACAGGAGTTTGTCAATGTCTTGATGAATAACAAGATCCCCATGGCTTTGGTCTCCACCCGTCCTCGCGAGACGCTGGAGAATGCCGTTGGTTCCATAGGGATCAAGAAGTTCTTCAGTGTCATAGTTGCGTCTGAAGATGTTCACAGAGGTAAACCGGATCCTGAGATGTTTGTCTACGCAGCGCAGCTTCTTGATTTCATACCCGAACGGTGCATCGTGTTTGGAAACTCGAACCAGACGATAGAGGCGGCTCATGACGGGAAGATGAAGTGTGTGGCTGTGGCTAGTAAGCATCCGATGTATGAGCTTGGAGCGGCTGATCTGGTGGTGAGGAGGTTGGATGAGCTATCTGTTATTGATTTGAAGAAGCTTGCGGCTGTTGAACTGACGGAGTTCGAACCAGAGTTGGAGATGGAGAAGGAAGATGAGCGTGAGCTGCCTTCATCTAATGTAGCGGTTGATGATTTCTTCTGA
- the LOC106422382 gene encoding probable phospholipid hydroperoxide glutathione peroxidase 6, mitochondrial, with product MAAATSSSPKSVHDFTVKDAKGNEVDLSIYKGKVLLIVNVASQCGLTNSNYTELAQLYQKYKDHGFEILAFPCNQFGNQEPGSNEEIVQFACTRFKAEYPIFDKVDVNGDKAAPIYKFLKSSKGGLFGSGIKWNFSKFLVDKDGNVVDRYAPTTSPLSIEKDLKKLLGVTA from the exons ATGGCTGCTGCTACTTCCTCCTCCCCAAAATCCGTCCATGATTTCACAGTCAAG GACGCGAAGGGAAACGAAGTGGATCTAAGCATCTACAAGGGGAAGGTTCTGTTGATTGTCAACGTTGCTTCTCAGTG TGGCTTGACCAATTCGAACTATACTGAGCTTGCGCAGCTCTATCAAAAGTACAAAGATCATG GGTTTGAGATCCTTGCGTTCCCTTGTAACCAGTTTGGGAATCAAGAACCTGGTTCTAACGAAGAGATTGTTCAGTTTGCTTGTACCCGTTTCAAGGCTGAGTACCCCATTTTCGACAAG GTTGATGTGAACGGTGACAAGGCTGCTCCAATCTACAAGTTTCTGAAATCAAGCAAAGGCGGGCTTTTTGGGAGCGGCATCAAGTGGAACTTCTCCAAGTTCTTGGTTGACAAAGATGGAAATGTCGTGGACCGGTACGCTCCAACCACTTCTCCTCTCAGCATCGAG AAGGACCTGAAGAAACTGTTGGGAGTTACTGCTTAG